TAACTGATATGGCATTTAGTCCAGATTCCAGATGGTTAGTTACATCAGCAATGGATTCAACTATTCGCACTTGGGACATTCCATCATCATCAATGATAGATATACTTAAAGTAAGCTACttgacaaaattatcattggataataaatattatttaattgttattataatattttaggttgaTACACCTTGTGTTTCATTGACATTTTCTCCAACTGGAAGTTATCTGGCTACAGCGCATGCTGACCGTTTGGGaatatatttatggtttaataaaacattatacaatcaTGTTAGTTTACGACCCATCACTGAAGAAGATCAGATCACAGAACCTCTTCCATTGACTGGAATTAATCAAGAATCTTTGGAATGCCCTATTGATGAAGATACAGATGAATATATCTCTAAAGTGCAAATTGAAAACACCATTACTATGAGTGGCCTAAATGATGCTAGATGGcagagtatattaaatttagatgctgttaaaaaaagaaacaaaccATTACAACCACCGAAAGCTCCAGCTGCTGCTCCATTTTTCCTACCTACTATACAATCACTGGACtttcaatttgatttaaaaggAGTTGATAAAAACGATTCTAATACCAAAGTTATTCCGGAAACATTAATGCAAACAGTTTTTGCTCAACAACTTTTAAAAGCCTCTTCATTAAATGATTATCAAGTTTTATTTGACCagttaaaattaatgggaCCGTCAGCTTTGAACTATGAAGTACGGAGCTTGTCTCCTGAAGCTGGTGGGACATATGAACTAATGGTTAAATTTTTAGAGCTTCTTAAACAGAcatctacaaataataaagattttgAATTGTCACAATCATATTTGggcgtatttttaaaatataatggacGTGCATTGGCTCAACGACCAGAAGCAATCAATAGTATTGAGCAGTTATCAAAACATAATGCATGGGAGCAATTGcaagataattttttgttatgtcTTAGTATTGTagaatatatgaaaaataattaataagcatTTATTTGAGTTGTtgcatacttttatataatgtatatgttaaatatgtatacatttatacagtttaatacCTAGTTAAGGAAATACTAAGTTAGAATACTAatcatttatttgattattaataatacaatataatttatttattgtatttttttacattaaataaataattaaatacaattcaagaatcaatatgaatacattataatatatattttcataggtatttataaaatcatattataatgtaaagttaagcataaaaataattataattatgtaattgaaatgttaaatacttcaggatatgaaattaaaaatgtatgttgttcaaaaagttaaaaagttaaaaaaaattaatgatcaaAAACATtgatagattttgaaataatgagtgttctTTGATAATAGAATCACCCTgatacttgtatttttaagatttgactaaaatttataaaataattgtacattaaattagatataaatgtttttataaatgcttttacaataaattgtgatacaagttgaaatatatattcaatatatacttgaaggaaaaaataatgtgttatcACAAGAGTGAGTAGGTATATACCAAAAGATACGAcacaatgataattaaatcttCATAAatagacacaaaaaaataaataccatgtAAATAGTTGTTGTGAAAACAAACTATTatgaatcaataataatgtcaGATAATTGAACTTTTCATtggtaaatattagtattaataaataatgaagtgattttaatatttaagtagcgCCAATTGTAGAAAAAAAGAGGGAGTATTGGTTAAGATGGTTCGGTTATGTTATTAGGAGAGGAAGTAGGCATCTTGAAAGCAGCGAGAgtggcaataaaaataatgtagacTAATAAACTGAGAggaataccaaaaaaaaaaaagaaacggaTTAACAGAATAGAggatgaaacaaaaataattgatatgagCAAAGAAGAGGTGGGTGGCAGCCCTATAGAAATGTAGAATAAGGTTTATAATAGCTTTATAGTTGGGACAGAAAGGCGAAGAAAAAGAAgacataataatgtgttttgtATAATGTGATGCATTTTAAGAATGTGTGATCAGACGATATTTGGTGAATCACAGATAAAACTACTATTGTTgattatacatagtattatactaatgtTACTAATCAAAATCAACACGGGTAAAGTGACCAcatcatgtaatattattttagatacctGTTtgcatattgtaaaataatagttagttttaaaaagtatttaagtacAAACACAGattttaggtacttattttgaactgaaatatatttttgaatattctttaaaaaagtatttgagtacaaatacaaataagtaCTTTAATGATGTATTTAAGGATACTTTCAAACTTTTTACATATGatttgttttactttataaatcaactggactaaatttattttagtattaattgtatagatcattttattatcttacaccatattatattttattttattttacatgattaGATTTAAAGTGGGTATTAAAGATATAGAGTATTCTGTCCACAAATTGTATACACCCGAAACTCGccaaaaaattgatttgtcgTAAATGTCCTTATGCcttacttatttattgatcAATGTTCTACGTACCTATAGCCATTCCTATAGCTATTATCGTGATTATCACGTATCACTTGTCCTTTTTATATTGTAGACGACAAATCTGTGTACagaaggtataataattagtaattagtaattacactgaataaaataataagtttggtAAACATAGATTTCCATGTCAGAAAGTATTAGCACAGAATACAATAGCCCAAGTGTTTATCATCTTGCCGCCAATTTCTTCCGAATTTCTAAATATTGCTGTACAGATAACACGGACtatgatatttatgtatatcttAGTACGAcagataataaacaaatatcagTTTTCCAACCGTTtcgattattgataataatgataatgtaatTTCTTTATCGCAATGATTTTGAgtcacatttaataatataatatattttctaaattttgtaataataattaattataattatttattatgtacttttgATTTATGTCGTTTCCTTAAAAATCTCCAATGATTAATTCTACGTGACGCCTTTAAAATTACCACTAGGTGCTTACTCCGTGTTGGACGGTTGTTTACCGTGTACTTTTCAAAAGATCTTGAGGACATCATCGACCATCACCcgaacaatattgtttaaaagccGTTTATTGATCTCCGTACAGTCGGAAAATGAATTGCACAATGATAATAAGACAATTGTAAACGACGCACATGTCTGTTATCAACGCTCCCATTTTTGGCGCCCGTCTGCTACCTCCTGGAAATCGTTGGTAATGAAACTAAAGTGAAAACAGTCCGATTCGATCATTATGAACGATTGTGGGGCCAAACGAGTAGTGGCGTTAGTCGAcatggattgtttttattgtcaaGTAGAGGTTCAACATGACCAGTCACTGATTGGAAAGCCGGTCGCAGTCGTTCAGTACAACAGTTGGAGAGGTGGTGggtgagtattattattatttaacaatatctgTGTTGGTCTAAACCGTTGGATCATAGTTATTCTGTTGTTGTATTCCAGCATAATTGCAGTGAATTATGAGGCGAGGGCAAAAGGAGTAAACCGACATATGAGAGGAGACGATGCTGTACAGGCGTGTccagatttaaatttagtacgtGTGAAGGAACTCCATGGAAAAGCAGATTTATCAAAGTAAGTGATATGTACTTGATAGactcttaatttataaattagacaTAACTgtgattgttaaaatttatcagcaattatattgacatttaaatatttgtgttaaattacaattttgtaatatttatagcaaCATATGTTGTACTAAATATGGTTGTATCTAACTGTTGTGACAATTAgtgttgatatatatttaaacatcataACTCATATACTCGCTAATAATgttccataaatatttaaaaaattgttatttttattgaagacTTGGAAAAATCTCCAAAAACAATGGTTATTtcacatgtatttataaagttttaataattaatatttttatctcagTATTCTATTATATGTTAGTAAACTTTTCTCTATGttgtaaatttgaattagtatcttactattatatttttaactataaattaaataaacttttattgtttggatatttctttaaatataatttctttgatagaaatttaaacaaaaaattatgattaaagtaTAAAGTGATTCACACTAATTATTTGTTaggttaaaacttttttaagaaaaaaactttttctaggtactatttttttacatttttaatttaatattctggagcaatataatagaaattttcatatattatgaaattaaaatacagtgGAACTTCGATAACTCAAACCTctataaattgcatttttgataattcaaattttatttttgccccCAACTAATTCAAGGTTTCACTGTATATgttgtcattttaaaatttaatatgtaaaaataatagcaaattttttcttttaaatgatatatttattttatgttttaaccaTTGGCATTGTTCTTTATAGATATCGTACAGCCAGTCAAAAAGTGTTTGAGGTACTCAGTGAATTTAGTTCTTGTGTACAAAGAGCTAGTATTGATGAAGCTTATGTTGATTTAACTAGTGTGGTAAATGATCATATTTCaagtaatcataatataataacagaaaATGACTTATCCAATACATTTGTTGAAGGTTATTCAGATAATTCAGAAGGTAATTTAATGTtgagattaaataaatttaaagtatgtattttaaaattgacctaaattattactttgtgAATTTCTCTAAAggtaaaaatttcatttaaattgaaaataacaaaatatttgttagtactcaatgaaaaataataatacctaatgatAGTTTTACtatgatgataaaatatgtaaatactcactattataaatatttaaattgtacttattttattttgttcaccCAGAAGATAAAAGTGTGAGTATAAAGACTTGGCTTCACGATGTGTACAATAATGAGTTACaagatgattatttattacgattaACAGTCGGTGCTATGATGgttgaaaaattaagaaaatctaTTTTTGAACAAACTGGTTACCGTTGTTCAGCTGGAATTGCAAATAACAAGGtttgttgatttaaatattgtccacgatgaataaatttgaaataattcaatgtaatattaaacaaaaaaaaataattaaatcatataaactaattaactaatatagattattttagttttaattgtatttttaacactaaatatataattaatcaaaaatgtacttctttaatgtatacatatactgtATAGACATGTTTAAAgttgatatttgtttttttcatacaattatttaaattataaattaaataaataattattgtgttatattttttccagATTTTATCTAAGCTGGCATGTGGCTTACATAAACCTAATCAACAAACACTGTTACCACCTTCTAGTGTACCCAATTTGTTTGAATctataccaataaaaaaaataaaaaatttaggtGGCAAACTAGGAGATAGAATTAAGCAAGAATTTAACTGCAAATTCATGTCAGATTTAGCTGCAATACCTCTAAAtgatttacaacaaaaatttaatgtcAAAACATGGTAatgattaatttcataatatttttaatataaaattatgattacattttttttttcagtaattttttatatcagatCTCTAAAGGTATTGATAATGAACCCGTGGAATCTAGAATTATACCAAAATCAATTGGCAGTTGTAAGTCTTTTCCTACAGGGCTTAAAGTCaaagatgaaataaaaaagtggTTAAACACATTAATGAATGATATTGTAGACAAACTAAATGATGATCACGAGgctgtatgtaatattaatttatttcatctaatttaatttttaatttttttttttttttttagaataaaagaaAAGCAACATTGATGACTGTCAGTGTTAGATActtagataaaaatacaaaattgccGATATCGCAGTGTTCTGAAGTTACAACATATaatcatgaaaaattattagatactgCCTATTCATCATTGTGTACCATgactgaaaatcaaaaatcattacattggtattttgttatattatgaatattaaattattacctaaaatattCCCCTTCCCAATACGTTAAGCTATAACAACATTCAACATACTAcactagatattttaaataatgatgtaaTGGATATTATAAAAGGGATGTCAATTTGTGCATATAAAAGTGGTCTGGAAGTATTTACAAGTGTGTTTCggatattaatgattttgtatttacatgtttaggaagtttattgtttttttttttattattattattacaacctaACTGGAGAAACTTATGAATATTAGTagttactgtaaaatattgttttaagcaTAAATTATCCTTGatttatcaaacatattttcaagaatttataACTTCTAGTCTTTAGATTACgagatacaattttatttaaatgtaatagatTCTAGCTGTTAccttatatatcataataggcaaattaaataatataataataatatttagtcatGGGCAATTATAACGttaacaaaatcaatatatagacataaaataaaacaaaaaataaatttatttactaaaaattaagtatttagttagttaatttttattttatcatcataaGTGTAAAAATGTGTCaatgaattgtattttataatatagtaacgtATCTAactatatactaatttatataatatttatcttttacaGAGAGTTAACCTCagacaaaaatatgtacattaactttaatttaaataaatgtgttatttcgtatgtgtaaaaataacattactattgtttaaactttaaacttaaGCATATTCTATCAGaagtaatgaatttttttgcTTTGGTCCTTGTTTAGGAGTCTTCCTTGACTTTTACTAATGTTTATGAATCATACAGAAAAAATCATGTAAATACATGAAATATCTTACATAATAGTCTATCCACATGTCCATTGTCTGCACgatcttaaaatatacaacatatatgGCATGTAGGGTActtgtaattattaagatttgaTATACTATGTAGTAATGTAGTATGTTTTTTAGCAGTTAAAAACACCTAAGATgctgatcaatttttttttttaaatattaattttttatttaataacattcttgaacagaaaaaattttatttttatttttattatttgcaggAAAAATCCAATATCTTTTTTAGGAGTTGCTATTGGAAAGTTTGTAGAAATTAATGCCAAATCatcaatagaaaattatttcaataaaggaGCTGCCAAAGAAGAgaaagatattaatattgcatTGCCAAGGCCAGAAAACAGTAcaacttgttttaaaattaatagtgaaAGTAATAGTTCCACACTATTTAATGAACAACAATTTAGTTCTAACACAAATACAGTATTGTCTAATAAACTTCCACCATCATTAAATAACtctaaacacaaaaataatgaaacatgTAATAGTGATGtgaagaatttaaaaactatgtttGCTGCTCAAATGAAAAATTCTAATAGTTCCTTAACTCATTCTTCTTTGACATTACAAAATGTGACttctaaaaaagaaattagacagcaatataaacataacaaaaacagttttttcacaaaaaaactaGAGATTATTTCtccaattaaaaatcaagtaaATGGGAAATCGACAACAGTAGTAGACAAATGCTCCTCAGAAAACCCAGTGGGATTTTTATTGGAAAGCCCTGATGTAATTTCtccttcaaaaaaaatatcaaatgataATCATAACAGACCAGATAAATCAAcagatagttttttttcaaaaaaactagAAATTGTATCACCTTcaaaacatcaaaaaattGATGAGTCAGAATCAGTGCCCACtattcaattttctattaCAGAAGATACTATTGATTGTGCgcctattacattattatgcgAAAAGTGTGACAAAATGATTGAAATTGATGCATACGATGAGCACATAGATCATCACGTGGCATTAGAATTGAATGAAAGTTTAAATACTACTAACTCTATACAgcggttaaataataaaataatcaaaaatgaactagtgaaaaagaaaaaaaatgaatcttGTAAAAAACGTAAACACAATTCAAAAGCTTCAAATtcaaatcccaagaaatcatGTACAAGTATTTCATCATATTTCAAACCACTCTTAAGCCCATAATAATTTCGAATAatcttatacaatttaattaattgttttatacaacccaaattattgatttttttttaaaaaaatttatatatattttttatttttttttacttattttgtgAAACATAGTTGTAAACAAATTTAGAtatctacttattttaataaaaaagatatatttatttatatttatatataaatttatttatttaaaggtgttatattaacaattataatataaactttaatataattttacttaatttatacaaatttaatacttaaaaatacaatttaaaaaaatctagaaagttcagtttggtattttttattagacctttaaatgttttaagttattgttattgttattactattttatttctgtaaGGATccccaaacaaaaatatttattaattgtaatttataaattttaaaattttaacaattagataattttaatactaattgtaTGGTATTggctatcataatttataaccttTTTCTttccataaattaatttaacattaaattgcgACTGtggataattaatatacaatagaaggtagataattacttatactttctaattattatttaaatttattaaaatgactcaatatattattaccagaTTACATACATGTAAAACATACAACACTGTATATCGATTCTAAACAATAACCTAATCATTGGCGCGATTAGGAGGTCTTAAGCATTCTTGTTTTTTAGgtctacttattataataactatagaaaaatataaccaattttatatttaaaaatgatgagatgtttataaaaaaaacccttTGTCAGaagtcattatatattatgactataattCCTATAATTTGTGGACAATTATTGATAAGGTATATAACAGGCTACAGAGAAATGAATGTATGAgctattttttgataatgggTCATTTGGTCACCTCAAAAAGGTTAGGTGAAgtgtaatattactataatggtattaaatttttaagagatttaaaattaaataaacattttattggcCAAATCATaagatattaatactaattgatTATCAAGTATCTCTGTACACCAATTGCAACTgtgtttatcatttaataattacaattatttattagtttttaaaaaatttagcatattttaaaaacttatcgatggctaaattagtttataatctTATGAGTTTTAACTATGATGAAAATCTATAAAGTTCATTAACCATCAAggcaaaaatgtattgaaaaataaatgttaatactaataaataataacttatattttaaatataatatttaattatttagatacttCTAatccttatttaaaaaaattaaaaaaactcataattgagaataacataattttttctctATCCAGAAGAATGTAGTTAAGTCAAtgagtatacttatataaatctatatttacataatacagtACAAAGTTGTTTAGAAAATACCAAACACTTTTACATAGAGATAACATGACCTCTCTTCCAAGTTGTGAAAAagctaaatatataaatatgatactggataaaattaattgaggaaaaaaagtataactcccaatttttttaaaagaccaTAAACATTGTCTTATTGTGATAActgagaataataaaaataaaaaattatgaaaatgattaatacttaaaataatcacagtaatttatattacattaaataatattttacgtatgGTTTCAGACGTTGTACTTGTGAATAATAAGTCTGACCTGTAAACatgcatacattttatcattcaaAATTTTCTTGCAtacttatgttattatgtgttgctttttcaaataatttttatataaaaatagatcattaaataaatgtgtagaAGGATTTTTGGAtatcagatattataattataaggtaGTCCAAAttaaatgcaaattataataaaacattagaattaatatattaagacaGAATAcagagtttatattatactacatttataatatatggttgattttcaataagataaacaataaatattttatcgctttttgttagtaaaaaatctattggttgaaaacaattataggtaaatactaaatattaaaaacaaaactggtataaatctaaataaataaataaataaataaataaataataataataaatcatatatatataaaatatatgttactgTAAATATGTGCTGTTGGTGATAGCATTCTCATTCTCAAACAAACGGcgacattacattaaaattatcagtgaatatcaaaaaatttaaaaatatacaattaatctaCTGGACgtagtagtaataatgattGTCGACATTCAATGACAGAAtagtttacatttttgtaataaataatataaatgtcataacaataatgtaaaaaatcaatataaataactatattaataaaaattattattataaattgtatgtaatgaattattgaaaaaaaaactgaatataacaaatatatacagtgAATGCTatgattatcatattattcaatgtGTAGCAAGTAGTAacgtgaaaattataaatgaattgcCAATGACCAtcagtaaatatttacagtaacatattaacataaaatataaataatgtatagtaataaacaCTAAGATTCCATAAAACAGCAATGTAAACATTGTAACTAtaaatcaagaaaaaaaaaatattatccacaCAACAAGTACATAATAGATagacatagataatattatatattaataatagactataaatacaataataataataataaacattaatagtgCAGGTGTGTATGTTTGTACACCAGAGCTATCACTGCGAAGGCCGTCATATTATGAGATGATTAGTGATTTAAGTACTGCCTTCGAGGGCGACACAATTAGGAGGGCGgcgatatataattatcacaaAATTTACTACGTATTTTACAGCACTCTGACTactctaataaaattaaataattatctagagaataatatggaatatgattatataatatataatgtgtatataacatGAGAATACTAATATTGCAAACatctaagtaaaaaaaattgtatggcgGATTTGTcagatagaataaatatatataattgggaAACATAGGTTAGGTAACGGCAATGTGTACTAATTGTACTATGTAGCTGCATGCTCAACTAAATTGTCTACACAACCAGGAGTTCATTGTTCTATGACtgttacaaaattaatgagacccaaaattgataaaagtaaacataaataatatatccaaatattttataaattaaatgtataaattatatatgcgtAAGGAGTCCTCAAGTCTTATATAACAGCTAAGCCTTtggaacaattaattataaattataaatagctactaattagtaaattagtaatctagaatatattattttttttcttcttctaaATCTACcattcttaataaacacaacaCTAAAAGGTAAACATTAACCAAATGCAActataaactacaataatttaaaggaaaataaattgattaagtaTGATCACtttttcagtaattataaatacttaagtctaataacaatatttaatttaagttgtaATAACGAAATTggcaatttacattttttttcttaatatccATGtagtaaattaacaaatacaaCAAACaagataaatatagtatattaataacaaatacatgTTTACCATTATATGATTTCAtagcaatttatttaattattccgaAATCAATACATCTTAAATTAATCTGAATTCAACTACCGTGTAAGCTAAAAAGTTTCTGTGGATTAGAAagaatgaaattttaataacattctaAAATCatgaagaataaaataattactgtcTAAAAGTTGAAGTGCACAAAATCTCTGATACaaactgtatatttaatacattatttatagattatgttGATTCATCAATAAACTAATATCTGAGaagatataactataaaaattatgttattatgttaatacgaAAAGgacaaatttaagaaaataatttttaatttcagtacAAACATATATTTGGTGATCAACTAAATGATAATACTTCATTAAactaaatgttgataataataataaacacagtTTATAAACTCGTGTTTTCctgaaataatcaataataaattaaaaaataattttaagtaatatgctGGTGGCTTATAAATTTTAGCGAGtggaaaatacataatttaaaaagtaaaaaaccaaaattatagtaattttactgAAAGATAATGtgacaaaactttaaaatgtaactgTTCTAAACATCagctgaattatttttaaaacaaattttagataagactaaaaaataaaattattctaagcATTATACTTGAAGAATTAaagttttatcatattatttaacaaatatattttttttagtatgaatttcagtgaatatttttaaatcttttatttgattaatatttatatcaaatgcaTTAATTCTTTCCATTATAAAGCATATGcctattactttaaaaaaacataatctaCCCctactaaatgtttatataaattctttttaaatattttaattatttaataaacagtaaATTGTAAACTTACACTAAGAATgccataattacatttttttttatatttattttttattttacttttttataatatactgaagtggtctaaaatacaattaacataaggtaaatagtataaattataaaataagtttttctttcttttagaATATTGTAACGTACGGCAAtcgttacaatatatatttaattatcacattaatgaatgatatatttttattagttaaccATGTTTTCTATAGCCAAGTTTTTTTATAGGAAACTGATAAAACACAGTTGTAATTAATGAatctaataaacaataatgtttttcattatgtcacatagacaattaaaatctgtaaaaattgtttaagtgattatatttttaaattgtattgaatttaattgtagatgtttcaataatttatttatataatatatccaacaTTGTAAGTTTAACATATTTTGCAATACATTCTCAAATCCAACCaaacaaattgaatatttaaattaattaacaacatatatttataagtatataaataatgaaaaatttctTATTGGAAATGTTaacaagttatataaataatggtattccaaataaaaacaaaatatataacaaattaatctaaattttagttaattataaggtattttagatgttatataagttatgaaaaataaaataaaattgtctgAACCAAaaagaatttgaaat
This genomic stretch from Rhopalosiphum maidis isolate BTI-1 chromosome 3, ASM367621v3, whole genome shotgun sequence harbors:
- the LOC113556478 gene encoding DNA polymerase eta-like isoform X1, whose translation is MNDCGAKRVVALVDMDCFYCQVEVQHDQSLIGKPVAVVQYNSWRGGGIIAVNYEARAKGVNRHMRGDDAVQACPDLNLVRVKELHGKADLSKYRTASQKVFEVLSEFSSCVQRASIDEAYVDLTSVVNDHISSNHNIITENDLSNTFVEGYSDNSEEDKSVSIKTWLHDVYNNELQDDYLLRLTVGAMMVEKLRKSIFEQTGYRCSAGIANNKILSKLACGLHKPNQQTLLPPSSVPNLFESIPIKKIKNLGGKLGDRIKQEFNCKFMSDLAAIPLNDLQQKFNVKTCNFLYQISKGIDNEPVESRIIPKSIGSCKSFPTGLKVKDEIKKWLNTLMNDIVDKLNDDHEANKRKATLMTVSVRYLDKNTKLPISQCSEVTTYNHEKLLDTAYSSLCTMTENQKSLHWKNPISFLGVAIGKFVEINAKSSIENYFNKGAAKEEKDINIALPRPENSTTCFKINSESNSSTLFNEQQFSSNTNTVLSNKLPPSLNNSKHKNNETCNSDVKNLKTMFAAQMKNSNSSLTHSSLTLQNVTSKKEIRQQYKHNKNSFFTKKLEIISPIKNQVNGKSTTVVDKCSSENPVGFLLESPDVISPSKKISNDNHNRPDKSTDSFFSKKLEIVSPSKHQKIDESESVPTIQFSITEDTIDCAPITLLCEKCDKMIEIDAYDEHIDHHVALELNESLNTTNSIQRLNNKIIKNELVKKKKNESCKKRKHNSKASNSNPKKSCTSISSYFKPLLSP
- the LOC113556478 gene encoding DNA polymerase eta-like isoform X2 yields the protein MRGDDAVQACPDLNLVRVKELHGKADLSKYRTASQKVFEVLSEFSSCVQRASIDEAYVDLTSVVNDHISSNHNIITENDLSNTFVEGYSDNSEEDKSVSIKTWLHDVYNNELQDDYLLRLTVGAMMVEKLRKSIFEQTGYRCSAGIANNKILSKLACGLHKPNQQTLLPPSSVPNLFESIPIKKIKNLGGKLGDRIKQEFNCKFMSDLAAIPLNDLQQKFNVKTCNFLYQISKGIDNEPVESRIIPKSIGSCKSFPTGLKVKDEIKKWLNTLMNDIVDKLNDDHEANKRKATLMTVSVRYLDKNTKLPISQCSEVTTYNHEKLLDTAYSSLCTMTENQKSLHWKNPISFLGVAIGKFVEINAKSSIENYFNKGAAKEEKDINIALPRPENSTTCFKINSESNSSTLFNEQQFSSNTNTVLSNKLPPSLNNSKHKNNETCNSDVKNLKTMFAAQMKNSNSSLTHSSLTLQNVTSKKEIRQQYKHNKNSFFTKKLEIISPIKNQVNGKSTTVVDKCSSENPVGFLLESPDVISPSKKISNDNHNRPDKSTDSFFSKKLEIVSPSKHQKIDESESVPTIQFSITEDTIDCAPITLLCEKCDKMIEIDAYDEHIDHHVALELNESLNTTNSIQRLNNKIIKNELVKKKKNESCKKRKHNSKASNSNPKKSCTSISSYFKPLLSP